From a region of the Panthera uncia isolate 11264 chromosome B1, Puncia_PCG_1.0, whole genome shotgun sequence genome:
- the LSM1 gene encoding U6 snRNA-associated Sm-like protein LSm1 isoform X1 translates to MGKCCLGTARQSRLFLRTGTWYRKWVGIIWRRFRQAPAAESRGRSAAPGRGPCPSPAQAATAVGGRCWTRWATAAVHCSLISAQNELYARHRQPHRGHRQVFGVDILHVSEEPQDAPFAHPLAVYLCPASRSLHQSRSRKAFGPASRWKDTYRFFKKH, encoded by the exons ATGGGGAAATGTTGTCTCGGGACCGCACGACAGTCCCGCCTCTTCCTGAGGACGGGCACGTGGTACCGGAAGTGGGTGGGAATAATATGGAGGCGTTTCCGGCAGGCCCCGGCTGCTGAAAGCCGGGGCAGAAGTGCTGCTCCTGGTCGGGGTCCTTGTCCCAGTCCCGCCCAGGCGGCGACTGCGGTCGGAGGAAGGTGTTGGACACGCTGGGCCACCGCCGCTGTACACTGCAGCCTTATCTCAGCTCAAAATGAACTATATGCCCGGCACCGCCAGCCTCATCGAGGACATCGACA GGTGTTTGGCGTTGACATCCTCCACGTGAGTGAAGAGCCGCAAGACGCTCCGTTTGCCCACCCCCTAGCCGTCTACCTCTGCCCTGCCTCTCGCAGCCTCCACCAATCCCGGAGTCG aAAAGCATTTGGTCCTGCTTCGAGATGGAAGGACACTTATAGGTTTTTTAAGAAGCATTGA
- the LSM1 gene encoding U6 snRNA-associated Sm-like protein LSm1 isoform X3 produces the protein MGKCCLGTARQSRLFLRTGTWYRKWVGIIWRRFRQAPAAESRGRSAAPGRGPCPSPAQAATAVGGRCWTRWATAAVHCSLISAQNELYARHRQPHRGHRQTWKRRVTHPSSKCLLKKS, from the exons ATGGGGAAATGTTGTCTCGGGACCGCACGACAGTCCCGCCTCTTCCTGAGGACGGGCACGTGGTACCGGAAGTGGGTGGGAATAATATGGAGGCGTTTCCGGCAGGCCCCGGCTGCTGAAAGCCGGGGCAGAAGTGCTGCTCCTGGTCGGGGTCCTTGTCCCAGTCCCGCCCAGGCGGCGACTGCGGTCGGAGGAAGGTGTTGGACACGCTGGGCCACCGCCGCTGTACACTGCAGCCTTATCTCAGCTCAAAATGAACTATATGCCCGGCACCGCCAGCCTCATCGAGGACATCGACA GACTTGGAAAAGGAGAGTGACACACCCCTCCAGCAAGTGTCTATTGAAGAAATCCTAG
- the LSM1 gene encoding U6 snRNA-associated Sm-like protein LSm1 isoform X2 gives MNYMPGTASLIEDIDKKHLVLLRDGRTLIGFLRSIDQFANLVLHQTVERIHVGKKYGDIPRGIFVVRGENVVLLGEIDLEKESDTPLQQVSIEEILEEQRVEQQTKLEAEKLKVQALKDRGLSIPRADTLDEY, from the exons ATGAACTATATGCCCGGCACCGCCAGCCTCATCGAGGACATCGACA aAAAGCATTTGGTCCTGCTTCGAGATGGAAGGACACTTATAGGTTTTTTAAGAAGCATTGATCAATTTG CTAATTTAGTGCTACATCAGACTGTGGAGCGTATTCATGTGGGCAAAAAATACGGTGATATTCCTCGAGGGATTTTTGTGGTCAGAGGAGAAAATGTGGTCCTACTAGGAGAAATA GACTTGGAAAAGGAGAGTGACACACCCCTCCAGCAAGTGTCTATTGAAGAAATCCTAGAAGAACAAAGGGTAGAACAGCAGACCAAGCTGGAAGCCGAGAAGCTGAAAGTTCAAGCTCTTAAGGATCGGGGTCTCTCCATTCCTCGAGCAGATACTCTTGATGAGTATTAA